A window from Kovacikia minuta CCNUW1 encodes these proteins:
- a CDS encoding HAD-IC family P-type ATPase, giving the protein MATEIQAGVEQGLRVLLLAHSSVLNSLDATDHPILPLSLTPLGILQFSDQLRPQARETLHGFAEAGISIKIISGDNPQTVAALAQQAGLGADIALVSGAELAVMDEAQFIQAAISCTVFGRITPEQKARLVKTLRRQGHYVAMIGDGVNDVLSLKQANLAIAMESGSRATRSVADIVLLQDSFGSLPHTFLEGQRIRNGIRDALALFIVRIICITLLIFSSAMVTDSFPLVNKHSALVSLFGVGFPVIFLPIWAKPGRNPRQQGMVQSLLRFTIPAALTLTLVALLVYLLYVVGAILDLAPGSEFSQVDYREPRTALVTILILCQLLLIPFLKPPTRVWVAAEPLTHDWRYTLMALSLLVGYGIILSVPVFRRFFELAPLSSWDFLFLSLVALEWCLILRAVWRSRFLDRFLGVDLG; this is encoded by the coding sequence ATGGCAACTGAAATTCAGGCAGGGGTGGAGCAAGGATTGCGGGTGCTTTTACTTGCCCATAGCAGTGTCCTGAATAGCCTGGATGCAACCGACCACCCAATCCTACCCCTTAGCCTCACTCCCTTAGGCATCCTCCAATTCAGTGACCAACTCCGCCCCCAGGCACGCGAAACATTACATGGATTTGCCGAAGCGGGAATTAGCATCAAAATTATTTCTGGGGATAATCCCCAAACGGTTGCAGCCCTGGCACAGCAGGCAGGATTGGGAGCGGATATTGCCCTGGTTTCTGGGGCTGAATTGGCCGTCATGGATGAGGCTCAGTTCATCCAGGCGGCGATTTCTTGTACGGTCTTTGGACGCATTACCCCGGAACAAAAAGCCAGATTAGTGAAAACGCTGCGGCGGCAGGGGCACTATGTCGCCATGATTGGGGATGGGGTTAACGATGTCCTTTCGCTGAAGCAGGCAAATCTGGCGATCGCCATGGAAAGTGGCAGTCGGGCAACCAGGAGTGTGGCAGATATTGTGTTGTTACAAGATTCCTTTGGTTCCTTACCCCATACCTTCTTAGAAGGGCAACGAATCCGCAACGGGATTCGCGATGCGCTGGCACTATTTATTGTGCGGATTATTTGCATTACGCTACTTATTTTCTCCAGCGCAATGGTAACCGACAGTTTTCCCCTGGTCAATAAACACAGCGCGCTCGTTTCCCTATTTGGCGTCGGATTTCCAGTTATTTTTCTACCAATTTGGGCAAAACCAGGGAGGAATCCCAGACAACAGGGAATGGTGCAGTCCTTGTTGCGCTTTACAATTCCAGCCGCCCTGACGTTAACGCTGGTTGCGTTGCTCGTCTATTTGCTCTATGTGGTTGGGGCAATCCTGGATTTAGCGCCAGGTTCGGAATTCAGCCAGGTAGATTATCGCGAACCACGCACTGCCCTGGTCACGATTCTGATTTTATGTCAGTTACTTCTGATTCCCTTTCTCAAACCACCAACGCGGGTTTGGGTTGCTGCGGAGCCGCTAACCCACGACTGGCGCTATACCCTAATGGCACTGAGCCTGCTGGTGGGGTATGGGATCATTCTGTCAGTTCCCGTCTTTCGACGATTTTTCGAACTGGCACCCCTGAGTAGTTGGGATTTTCTCTTCCTGAGTCTTGTAGCGCTAGAATGGTGCTTGATTTTACGGGCAGTCTGGCGATCGCGCTTCCTCGATCGCTTCCTGGGCGTAGACTTAGGCTGA
- a CDS encoding HAD-IC family P-type ATPase has protein sequence MTQDVYPTDFSKGLTEQEASQRRAAGQGNNVKLQSSRSYRRILQENLFTFINAVFFAISAVMLVLHRYSDAVLVVVVIVSGILMNIAQEIWAKRKLDEIALLNRPIATIVRDGREVQTSPGEIVLGDILAVRSGDQILVDGTVVGEGRIDVDESLLTGESDMIPKLAGDSVYSGTFCVSGGGYFEATKVGMETVAYKLVTGARAFRQVYTPLQQEINLVIRIILLLACFLWILVAISFLSRSLPLADIVQRAAVIAGLVPAGLLVAITLAYGMGAVRMLGENVLIQQANAVESLSNVDTLCLDKTGTLTTNQLNLQTIYPVGISEETLGQILGDFAVNTTAHNRTSGCHSGCFYRGDAIGHSRSSLFLRPPVECRYPCGWEPSGGVRFGCARKTDQSPDPIPGDGN, from the coding sequence ATGACTCAGGACGTTTATCCAACTGACTTCTCCAAGGGACTGACCGAACAGGAAGCCAGCCAGCGTCGGGCGGCAGGTCAGGGTAATAACGTCAAACTTCAGTCGAGTCGTTCCTACCGTCGGATTCTGCAAGAGAATCTGTTCACCTTTATTAATGCCGTTTTCTTTGCCATCAGTGCGGTAATGCTGGTGCTTCACCGCTACAGCGACGCGGTGCTGGTGGTTGTGGTGATTGTGAGCGGCATTCTGATGAATATTGCCCAGGAGATTTGGGCAAAACGTAAACTGGATGAAATTGCCCTGTTGAATCGCCCGATCGCCACGATCGTGCGGGATGGACGGGAAGTCCAGACCTCACCCGGAGAAATTGTGTTGGGTGACATTCTGGCAGTGCGATCGGGGGATCAGATTCTGGTCGATGGCACAGTTGTGGGCGAAGGACGGATTGATGTGGACGAATCCCTGTTAACAGGGGAGTCGGATATGATCCCCAAACTGGCAGGCGATTCGGTCTATTCTGGAACGTTCTGTGTCAGTGGTGGAGGTTACTTTGAAGCCACCAAGGTGGGAATGGAAACCGTTGCCTACAAGCTCGTAACGGGTGCCCGCGCTTTCCGTCAGGTCTATACCCCACTCCAGCAGGAAATCAATCTGGTGATTCGGATTATTCTGCTGCTTGCCTGCTTTCTCTGGATTCTGGTGGCGATTAGCTTTTTGAGTCGATCGCTGCCCCTTGCCGATATTGTGCAGCGGGCAGCCGTAATTGCAGGACTGGTTCCCGCCGGGTTGCTGGTCGCGATTACCCTTGCCTATGGGATGGGTGCGGTACGCATGCTGGGCGAAAATGTGCTGATTCAGCAGGCAAATGCAGTGGAATCGCTCAGTAATGTGGATACTCTCTGTCTCGACAAAACGGGAACCCTGACCACCAATCAACTCAACCTGCAAACGATTTATCCCGTGGGAATTTCGGAAGAAACCTTAGGACAAATCCTGGGGGACTTTGCGGTGAATACCACTGCCCATAACCGGACGAGTGGATGCCATTCTGGCTGCTTTTACAGGGGAGACGCGATCGGTCATAGCAGAAGTTCCCTTTTCCTCCGCCCGCCAGTGGAGTGCCGTTACCCTTGCGGATGGGAACCATCCGGGGGTGTACGTTTTGGGTGCGCCCGAAAAACTGACCAAAGCCCTGACCCTATCCCAGGAGATGGCAACTGA